CGAGGATAGGCAGCCTGAATATCTATTACTCATCATCAACTTCCCCTTTTTCGTAAGAATCCTTCAACTCAATTATGTTACTTGATGTTATTTCATAAGATGCCAAATtgttatgaaaacaaaatcaaccgAATTTTCTAAAAATTTCATCTCGGATTAACAAGGAAATGGACCTGATTCATAATCCAGAAACTGGATTGTGTTCCCCACGCAGACTTTTCTCGGCGTGTGATAATGGGTTTCAACGGGATTTGTGCCAAAGATCTAGGACAATTGTTTGGCCCACAGCTATAGCAACAAAGTTATGAAGGCTATGAATAAGAAAAAGAGATAAGCCATCCCACGCTCTTAGTCCGTGTGctgtaatttttctttaattcaaATGAATGACACTTGAATGACGACTAAATCAGACGAGGGGCAGTATGACATAAAGGTTTCACCTTTGTATTTCAGGCAATTGCGCCAATGGTAGAACAAAAGCACTTCCCCCTTTTCAGTGCGTGGTTCACCAGGCTCGAGTGACGTGTATCAGGTTAACTTCCCACGAGAATACCTTTGTTTGATACGTCAGGAAGTTTTCGTAGTTTCGCACGTGGTCTGGTTgtaaatatctaaactgtacaacTACACACGGGGCGGAGTATGAAAGCCAACAATGATACTTTGGCTATGTGAACGAATGAGACAGAAACGCTTAAACATTTGGGAACTCAACCCTTCTAACTTACCAGAACATTCGTctggaatgtaaaaaaaatctgccCCACGTTACACTTGAAATAGGTCTGTTGAAAAAAGCTCAACTTCACAATGGTTTATTTTTCTTAACGACTTTAAAATCATGTTTCCTTCAGAATCTGTACACAAAACtgacttccacatttgcataatctatgcttggccatgtacacctttaactgacttccacatttgcataatctatgcttggccatgtacacctttaactgacttacacaggccacaatgttaacagtccaatcatttaccaccgTTAATGTTTCACCTTCAATAAACTGCATATGTTACacgtatttgagtcctatatgggaaaacactgcaaatatagattttcctcattgattatgcaatttgatttcaaattttcataatttgcacatcattatgtacatctctgcctaagctacctgcataccaaatatgatggaaatccgtcgttcctttcttcagttattctcgttGTAAGATTTTTTACAACAccgccctgcagttccagagcaagccgcACGTCttctttacatcacaagctatctgccacaaaaaatcaagaccatagcacgtccaggtcaaaagatactgaagttctgctgcagtaccaggtcacataccagggggcccaaaatcgaccttgacctttgcctcCCCAAAACTTACCAACAGATCAAATaacattgtaatccatccagaggttcttgagttatgctgactacaatagtccggaaacacaaacaaacaaacgaacacacacacacacacacacacacacacacacactcacacacacacacacacacacacactcacacacacacacacacacacacacacacacacacacacacacacacatgccaaAACCAgtatctctatttttcatggagatatacATCTAATAAGAGTCTCTACAAGCCTTCGATGGTTCAGTTAACACCTACACATTTTTATTTCAGTTCAGTACATATGTACGTTGCATTTGATAACATTTGATATCACTTCCAACAAGACCCCTGTGTTTGACCCCCATTCAACAGTTGTCCACGAAGTTTCCATATACGTCATGGGGACGCCCCAGTCATTGCAGTTGCACTGCGCACCTGGCAACCTGCCAATCAGACCTCTACATTGATACCCCAGTGGAACAATTATGATATTCTCGGCAAAGGTCACAAACGTGAATGTGATGACGCCCGTATCACTATTCAACAAGACAAGTCCCCTGTCTTTCACTCCCACCCCAACAGCCGGCCTGgagacatgtacattttccgAAACCAGAGCTCATTACGACATTATGGTGTAATATGATATTGTCCAACTGTCCTATCCAGTTACAACAACCAGTAAACACAAAGTCAGGTGTAGGATGACAGAATCAGTGTATTGCATGTAGTTACAACAGTTGCCCACACAGGCTGTTTTACAAATGACATAGTTGTATGCGAACATGTGTCCTTGACAAAACTCTTAACACATctgatctccaaacagatgttcaGAGGGAGAATTTCCTCTAACTTGTGCCAATATACCAACACACATCCCTGAATTGAATTCGTAGAATCGAATAAGAATCCGTACAAGCTTCCTTCGCTcccaaaatctgcttggagaataacctGGCATTGAACAACAACTCAATGATATAGACTTTGTAACGAATCGTCACTCGTGTATTCAGCTCCTATACTCTTGTCATTCTTTTCTCTTCTCCTACATAAACGTATCATATAAATATTATTACACAACTGTGAGGCAGGTATTTTTTCTACATGGGACCCCTGCCTCCAAGACTCAGCTTATCTGGTTGCTTAAAAAAACTGAACGTCTTATATTTGCAGTGGTAGACAGTGGCAAAGAGCcgtacatgtaatacagtaaAGGTCTGAACCATTGCGATTGGTTACCTTGTAGATTATCCTGTACAGAGTGAGGCTTTGATGACTTACAGTGTACCACTTTCGCtgtgttgtatacatgtaacatactagCTACTCAACTGCATCAAAGACAGAAATGTTTGACTGTAAAGTTATGTAATAGGTAAGGTTAATGTGCGTTTATATCTGGAATGTACATATTGATGATGACAGCTGAAGTCTCGTCCCAAAACGTTCTAGGGTGCTTAGCCTTTCTGAGATGCATGGAGCAGGTACAACTGGTCACAGGGTGTATCCAGTCGTCCGGACAACAACATCATGGCATCACTGCAGAAATCTGAAATGGTGAAACATTTCATTACAATATGGTGATACGACACAATATCAGAAATTGACAAGAAAATTatacaattcaattcaattctattctattctttatcaaaacattaACGCAATGAAATCAGTTTCTATAACTAAAGCAATatcaatatgatatatataattatactatTATTAGAATTTAATTGAAGCCGCAGTGAAATGTTAAAAGTATGTAAATTCACGTGATGGTGGGCTGGTCACTGATGTTGGTTTCCGTGTCACACGCCCGTCAGTGTCCATGCGGACATCCATGTGTTCTGATAGAATCCTCTCCATATCTCTGGTAAGTAAAAAGATCAGAGAGATTCATGTTAAAGATGAAAATATGCATGCCATTTTTAGAATGATACTGAGGAGACTGCCTGATATATTAGGTGATTGTTTTAAGTTTTCAGGTGATTGTTATAAGTTTTCAGGTGATTGTTATAAGTTTTCAGGTGATTGTTATAAGAATTTCGTGATGTCATGTTTCGGTTCACGATAAGTTTCGGTGTGACGTCGCTGGATCTAATTACAATGCAGAAGTGGGCTGTATATACTGACTTTAGCAGTATGCTGACACAGCAGGATTCATTTGACAACATGTTCATATCTTGACCTTGAAGTTCCATTCTGCTGCGATACATACAATAGCTAGCTCACCACATGTACAGAGCACAGAGAAACCTTCATCCGCAAATTGCAATTGGCACATCCCAGCTACTCATTTAGTTCTTACTTTTTTTTACCAGCGAGCCAATTCAACGAAAACATTGTATGACAGGGTAACATGCAGCCAATAGGATACTCAACTCCAGTTGAGTATTATAGGACTTGTAGGAAACAACTTAGCGAATATTCACCATGCTAACGTACATGTCTGCAAGTTTTCAATCATAACGACTTACCCCAGTTCTCAAAGCAGCTCCCTAAAAGTCtgtgtgaaatgaaatattaaGCTCCGTGAGCTGTTTGCGGCTATATATACAATTCCTGCCCATGACGTCAAGGGGATTCCCCTGTGTCTTGTCGCTTAACCAACCACAGCTCAGAATGCACATGCAGTGATTGGCTAGTATTGACGTAATCTCAGGTATCTGTCCAAGTTCCGGTGATGTCATGTGTTACTTAGAAACAAGTTTCTAGGTGATATCATCAAGTTTCCATACGCAACGGAAAGTCCCAGCCTTTACTATTGCGCTGCGCTACCTGTCAAAACGCCGTCAAGAAATGGGAACTACTATAGTATAGTATATGATACACTGTAGAATCACggcaaagaaaaatgaaatagtCTCTACAAGCCTTTGTGGGTTCCGTTAACGTTATAACCCCCATATAGTTCAGCACATATGATGTAGTAAAACGATATGATCGTTCTAAGTGTAATatagcttgggtagcgaacggaagctaagaaggctggactccaggctaatgcGTCACGGAAGACGTCCCAATTACTTGCATAACTTGCGTTATTTGGGTGGTGAAGATCATTAAGCGATAcgatttatgcaaataagggacTTATTTGCATAAGGAAGTGAGAAACCTTAATAGCATGTCAGTTGTAAAGGTTATCGTCATTTAATGAAGGTATGGGGTCGCAGAACTTGGCTACAGTTAATCAATATGAATTTAGTTAATTAAACCCAAGCGATTGTTCTGGGGGACAttcatatcaacatttagaTCATGTTGTTGACGCTCTTTTGGTGCTGAAATGCGTTTTGAATTCAATAACACCGTAATTAATCAAAACACCCCTGTGTGACCCCTGTTTAACCAGTCGCCCACGTAGTTTCCACACGTCATAGGGACGTCCCAGTCATAGAAGTTGCACTGCGGACCTGGCAAGACGCCAACTAGACGTGTACATTGGGCGATACCTCTGGAAACTCCCGAAAGCTAAAGGAGAATCACAGTCTCTTCCCGACTCCGTGGGACCAGCCGTAAAAATGCTTCGAAAATGCCACTAGTGTTTAACCAGCCAGTAGTATCTATATCATCCGGTTACAATGTTCAGTCGTTGGACTTTTGGACGAGTGCACTACGGTAGCCTGACTAGCCCTATTCGGGTGAAGCCCATTTTTGGCGTTTCCACCCACGTTCAATTGTCGACACACGGTGAACCCTCTGTGCACCCATACTGGGATAATTGCCCACAACGCACAGTTTGTGCGATAGTTGGATACCATATCGTTATGACAACATTCTGGTAATGCCAACGTTTGTCTGGTGTCCTTGGCGTTGGTCACACCTACGCGCAAGTAAGAATAAGGGAGGCGCAGTGGTAGCACAACATTTTATAAAGTACAATTAATGTTTGGTATACATAAAAGAAAGGCGGGTAATGCTATAAACCTGCATGGTTTCATTGAGCCCTTATATTCTGTCCCTGGTGTTAATTTGGTCAGACATGTGTCGCACAATTGGACTAAATTATTCATGAGTCCCTTTATGCCCTGAACGTTGATCAGATGTTTTGGTTTTGCTGTGCTTTTGCGCGTGTGGCGAATCGTTCGCCATCGAACTATTCAAGCCGATCCACCGTTCCTCAGTGAAAACGATAATAAGCTAGcattcaagtaaaaaaaaaattcgtaAACATACACTTGTcgatatcattatcaatataCATGTTCGCTTTATATAATATAGTATATAATATATGTTGGCTTTAAGCAAAGGAACAAAAAGAAGCGGATATTGAAACTATTCCATACAAACTAACAGTCAAAAGCAAATCTATACTATACATACGTTTGCAATAactttacattttcttcatatTCTCATATTTGAAGTATAACATTATTTTGGTCAATGTAGATATCAGTATACATGCTCGCTTTTTGTCATATACATCTGTTGGcttaagaaaagaaacaaaagcaAATACTGAAATCATTTCATACAAGCAAACCGTAGAATACAAATATATACTATACATACGTTTACAGTAACTTGACATTTTCCTCATATAACATTATTTTGGTCAATGTCGATATCAAtatactatacatacatgtatatactgtacatgttcgCTTTGCATAACATATATCTGTTGGATTATTCTttcaagcaaagaaacaaaaagaatcAGATACTTAAATTATTTCATACAAACTATCACATACCAATGAGGTTAGCCTCCttccacatacaaatatacagtaATGTTATAAATACGTTTACAATAactttacattttcttcataaattcatacttgaagttgaagtataacattatatgatatgatataaagtaCAACATGTTAAAAGTATATGATACAAATGATACAATAGCTGCCTTATACAACAATCTACATTATGTACCTAATGCGGTCAATGATTAAAGCACAAACTAAGTGCTGTGTTGCAGGGCCATATTCAGATTAAACCTTTAGACCATATGAACAGGTAATATGACCAGTAACAGATGTTAAAGAATGAAAAGGCAACAACGAACACTATGCGGGTCACATGGTCAATCTGTTGGCTTACGTACACGTATACATCCGGGTCATTCATATCGGAGTCACTGTCAATGACGTCAGAGGTTGCATCAGTGACGTCAGTCTCCATGCTGTCGTCTGTCGTGCTACTGGTATCGTCGGATGACTTGCCGGTTGTATTCATGGTGTCGTATCCGGAGGTCTGGCTATCTACCTCACAATGTAGGTCGAGAGTTTCCTCAGAAGCGATTTGAGGACGCGGCGGGCCCTCGCGAATGTTGTTCTCAGCGGTTGGGATAGGGCTCCTGGATACATCCATTCCCGGCTCGGGGTGGATCTCCGCAACCGCTGCTGATGACGGTCCACCTGTCGCCTCGGTGGACGGGATGTAAGCGATTCTCCACCCCTCGCCGTCCGCTTGCTCCCACCAGATGCCGAGAGGACTCGAGTACTTCGCACGAGGGATGCAAATCTTCAACTTTCGTGACTTCTTCTCTACCGGATGCTGCAGAGACAGAATCACAAAATGTTATCTAGAATGAACGTTTTCAATACTGCTTACGTTCAgtggtaatgatgatgataccaAGTGGGTGTGAAGGTTGCTAAAAGATTCAGAAGATAACTCTCACTCTGGTTTACCGTTCGGGTACCGCAGATACTGTATGAACCACCTTTCTCCATtttcctacgcagagcctcatccgtggcctatacaatataccttggggaggctctgctaaaccggactgcggtttccacttttgtgcaCGTGAGCGTGGCCTCTTACCAGCtgctagccaatcagagaatctaaagaaaacatttaggcgACTCTCTGATATgttgacagctggttagaggccacttTCACAATAGTGGAAACCTCAGCTCGGTTCAGCAGAGCCTGCCAAAAAGGTATAATGTATAGGCCGCGGGTAAGGCTCTGCGGAGGAGAATGCCTTTCTCCAACCTTCTCTGGTACCCTTGGTGGTCTCTATCAAAGGTATAGCAGATTGAATCCGAAAATCTCATGGGATTCATTATCAAGATATTCTTTCATATCTTCCGTCCTCCCAGACTCGGCACAAATAAATTAGAATTTAGTTTattaaatttttatttttaattttttaaatttttttttttttatttaatatattaaaaatttttatttaattttaaaattatttatttttttttaattaataattataaatttttttttttagtattattaatttttttattttttatttttttttaatttttttttttttttttttttttattttaaattttttttttttattaatatttttaatttattttttaatattttattattattattgttttttttttttaatttaaagaTATTTTTATTTCTTAGTTCAGGATGGAAAAATAATTTAGGTCATTTGGAATAGttcatgctatattgttatccattgtctgtccgtctttcatgttacatgtacttgcaattagcctacgggtaaTAACTTTCAATAAACTAATTAATTCAATCTAATAAAACCGCTTACCTCGAGGTTCTCCTCCCGTCTGCTGTAGATGTAGTAAACTACGATAGTTTCCATCAAGGCCAGGAGAATGAAGACGAGACAAACGATCAGCCAAATGTCTATCGCTCTTGCAACGGACACCTGCGGGGTAAAACCAAAATACGAACCATCATTACATTGATGATGGTGATTTTTACTTTCATGTTCTTTCCCACACGGGCTAAATGCAGTAGCAatatacatttacatcaaaGACTGAAGCTTCGAAGGTACGTGTAAGATATCATTACCTGTAGTGTTGATAGTGAACAAGGCCGGGAACAAAAAAGTTAATGCTACCACTTAATCAATTGTTTACCTGTCTCTTCCCTCCACTTCAAACAATTGTATATGAGAAGCTAACCTGCACATAAAGCTATTAGATGTATGGTAAAATATGTCGCAAGGTTGGGAATGTTTTGAAGTCTGAAGTTGAAAATCTGAAGGTTTGGGGCAAGTACTTAAAGGTGCAATATATctgttgaaacatttgtacttATACACGTATGGCACATCGCTTAGGccaaggaaaaaatgttgtgtttctgttacCCGAcggaccctagcaaaaacctgccgacccttgCCTTTTTTTTGGTTGACCACTGGCAAAGGACATAAGATTTTCGACCTGGCATCTTAGtgctgaaattcaaaacagaattccTGCATTTCACACTGAGATTTAACAGATTCAGAGATGAAAAAGTTGATGTAAGGGTGTGTACCAAGCACTGTACGTCTTTGCTCCCTACCCACCGACCATAATTGTTTGCAGGACCGTactcggaaacacaacatttttgtttCTCAAGCCTTATCTGGTTGCTCACCCACAGGATCCTGTGCTTCAGGACGCCCTTAGAGATCATCACCAGGAGTGGGATGACCCCGAGAGTGATCCGGCCGGAGATGGCCTTCTGGTGCAGCGGCAGCCATGTCTGCATGAGAGACGCCACCACCAGGATGAAGGACGGGATGAACGTGGTGGAGATGTAGATCCACAGCCGCCTGGTCATGCCCAGCTTCACGGATACCGTGGTGTAACTGTTGGTGTCTGGAAACAGATCGTACACaatgttagcctgagtaccattctCCGttgtaaccgctggctcaattttTTCGCTTGTTAACCATGGAACTGCGAAaatattgagccagcggttacaaTGGAGGCTAACACAATATCAACACTTATCACAAATCACATGCTGTTGAACAGAAGTTCATTGGTTTAAATAAACTgccgaagatctcataccttcgcgaaatatCTAGACTTTTCTTGTTATAGTCATTTTCACGAATTTCTCTCTAATTCTGTATGTTTCCTGCTTTCCTGCGGTACTAGCTTTGTACCCGGGCTAAGCTAGCATTTCCATCCTGCAagtctccggttacaccatTTTCTGTTTCACATCCagccactctgcaatattcaaataactgcgAACACACaccagaacaaacaaacacatagtaaaaaaaataatgagtTGGGATAATTTTGGAACATATACACTCAATGGACAAGAGCATGCCCCTGAATGTCTTGTTTATCCTGCAAGGCAAAGTTAATGCGAAAATTTGAAAGCTTTTGAACCTTTGTGAAGGTTGTTTGCGCTGCGTGCCACCCTGCGTGCCTCATCCTGTACCCTCCGTTCTTCCTCGGGACAGTCGACCGTCTCCATCACACACTCTCCCACGGTCGTGCGGCAGTCCGCAGAACTGGCGAAGGGGCACGACTCGGCGTGGTATGCACACGACTGCTTAAAGTAATTGcaatctgaaagaaaatgtAATTCAATAGTAGGAGAAATACAGagactccgatcgggatctctacctGCATATTGCCGATTCCAGTGAGagagatcccgatcggagtctGTAAATTCTAAGATATTCGcttaaaagacagtcagaacttttaAACTACGATTCGCGTCGCTTAAGCTGAatgaattgacttgaaatttaggattttatacaaatttcataaaagACCACCCTAACATATTCCTAGCATCCTGATCAGTTTTTCCGTCGACGGAATCTCCAATTGGGATCTCTGCcggatcgcaatctctaccctgaTATACACTGTATATATGCTTGAAGGTCTGTCATGCATGCTTCTGACTTCGATGTAGACTATAGCTAGCTATTTCCAACTAACATCTGTTATACGTAAAACCGCATCCCATGGGGCACTGGTTTCACTTGTACAGAAATCGAATATGCTACTTTACAATTTTTGATTGTCAATACAATATCTCTGTAATAGCATCATTTACAAACACTCATACCCGAGACGTTGGTGAGAAATGACTCCAATGTCCCTGACAACTGCACCCCTCCCAGCATGAACTGAGACACCACCTCGGCGCTGTCAGTCTTAATCTGGTCCCGAGACGTGTCGGTGAAGGACACGAGTCGGAACCTGACTCCATCATCTGTAGGTACAGTAGGCAAAAGGAACACGTCATTGCGttatagggatgtccctgtagctcaattagtagtagcctcacagttgagctcctggttccaagtaGTT
This genomic interval from Branchiostoma lanceolatum isolate klBraLanc5 unplaced genomic scaffold, klBraLanc5.hap2 Scaffold_83, whole genome shotgun sequence contains the following:
- the LOC136426163 gene encoding gamma-aminobutyric acid receptor subunit beta-like — translated: MPLHGYDGVRFRLVSFTDTSRDQIKTDSAEVVSQFMLGGVQLSGTLESFLTNVSDCNYFKQSCAYHAESCPFASSADCRTTVGECVMETVDCPEEERRVQDEARRVARSANNLHKDTNSYTTVSVKLGMTRRLWIYISTTFIPSFILVVASLMQTWLPLHQKAISGRITLGVIPLLVMISKGVLKHRILWVSVARAIDIWLIVCLVFILLALMETIVVYYIYSRREENLEHPVEKKSRKLKICIPRAKYSSPLGIWWEQADGEGWRIAYIPSTEATGGPSSAAVAEIHPEPGMDVSRSPIPTAENNIREGPPRPQIASEETLDLHCEVDSQTSGYDTMNTTGKSSDDTSSTTDDSMETDVTDATSDVIDSDSDMNDPDVYVYVSQQIDHVTRIVFVVAFSFFNICYWSYYLFIWSKGLI